A region of Lycium barbarum isolate Lr01 chromosome 3, ASM1917538v2, whole genome shotgun sequence DNA encodes the following proteins:
- the LOC132629802 gene encoding sorting nexin 1 isoform X1: protein MNTTTQQRSGSLQSPRSPSSQGPYLSVSVTDPAKMGNGVQAYISYKVITKTNLPEYQGHEKIVIRRYSDFIWLHDRLFEKYKGIFIPPLPEKSTVEKFRFSAEFIEMRRQALDVFVNRIASHHELRQSDDLRTFLQADEQTMDRARFQETGIFKKKPADLIQIFKDVQSKVSDVVLGKEKPVEESTPEYEKMKSYIFELEDHLAEAQKHAFRLVKRHRELGESLSEFGKAVKLLGTCEDDALGKAFSELGAKSEIISIKLQKEAHHLLMNFEEPLKDYVRAVQSIKATVAERATAFKKQCELAETIKFKEIDLNKYRLTRSEKLAEAEREYEMLKAEGEEASRRFDTIVRLMNEEIVRFQEQKTSDMGLAFHEFAKGQARLANGIADAWRSLLPKLEACSS from the exons ATGAACACCACCACG CAGCAACGAAGTGGATCGTTACAGAGCCCTAGATCTCCATCTTCACAAGGTCCGTATTTATCAGTATCAGTTACGGATCCAGCTAAAATGGGTAATGGCGTTCAAGCTTATATCTCCTACAAAGTCATCACCAAG ACAAATTTGCCAGAGTACCAAGGGCACGAAAAGATTGTGATACGACGTTATAGTGATTTTATATGGTTACACGATCGTCTTTTTGAGAAATACAAGGGCAtttttattcctccacttccagAGAAGAGCACAGTAG AAAAGTTCAGATTCAGTGCAGAATTTATTGAAATGAGGCGCCAAGCTCTGGATGTGTTTGTAAACAGAATAGCCTCACATCATGAGCTTCGGCAAAGTGACGATTTGAGAACCTTCTTGCAGGCTGATGAGCAG ACAATGGACAGAGCAAGGTTCCAGGAGACTGGTATTTTCAAGAAAAAGCCTGCAGATTTGATCCAAATCTTTAAG GATGTGCAATCTAAAGTGAGTGATGTcgttcttggaaaggaaaagccAGTTGAAGAATCAACTCCAGAATATGAGAAGATGAAGAGCTACATATTTGAGCTTGAGGACCATTTAGCTGAGGCTCAAAAGCATGCATTTCGTCTTGTCAAGAGACACAGAG AGTTGGGCGAATCTCTGTCAGAATTTGGAAAGGCAGTCAAGCTTCTTGGTACTTGTGAGGACGATGCCCTTGGAAAGGCATTTTCAGAACTTGGGGCAAAGTCTGAGATAATATCAATTAAGCTGCAGAAAGAG GCCCACCACCTTTTAATGAACTTTGAAGAACCTTTGAAGGATTATGTTCGAGCTGTGCAATCTATTAAG GCTACGGTAGCAGAGAGAGCAACTGCATTCAAGAAGCAGTGTGAACTAGCTGAGACAATTAAGTTTAAGGAAATAGACTT AAATAAATACAGGCTGACACGATCAGAGAAGTTGGCTGAGGCTGAGCGCGAGTATGAAATG CTCAAGGCCGAAGGGGAAGAAGCATCGAGAAGATTTGATACGATAGTGAGGCTTATGAACGAAGAGATTGTCCGATTTCAAGAACAGAAGACATCGGATATGGGACTTGCTTTCCATGAATTTGCAAAGGGACAGGCACGACTAGCAAATGGCATAGCAGATGCATGGCGAAGTCTTCTTCCCAAGCTTGAAGCTTGCTCTTCATAA
- the LOC132629802 gene encoding sorting nexin 1 isoform X2 — translation MNTTTQRSGSLQSPRSPSSQGPYLSVSVTDPAKMGNGVQAYISYKVITKTNLPEYQGHEKIVIRRYSDFIWLHDRLFEKYKGIFIPPLPEKSTVEKFRFSAEFIEMRRQALDVFVNRIASHHELRQSDDLRTFLQADEQTMDRARFQETGIFKKKPADLIQIFKDVQSKVSDVVLGKEKPVEESTPEYEKMKSYIFELEDHLAEAQKHAFRLVKRHRELGESLSEFGKAVKLLGTCEDDALGKAFSELGAKSEIISIKLQKEAHHLLMNFEEPLKDYVRAVQSIKATVAERATAFKKQCELAETIKFKEIDLNKYRLTRSEKLAEAEREYEMLKAEGEEASRRFDTIVRLMNEEIVRFQEQKTSDMGLAFHEFAKGQARLANGIADAWRSLLPKLEACSS, via the exons ATGAACACCACCACG CAACGAAGTGGATCGTTACAGAGCCCTAGATCTCCATCTTCACAAGGTCCGTATTTATCAGTATCAGTTACGGATCCAGCTAAAATGGGTAATGGCGTTCAAGCTTATATCTCCTACAAAGTCATCACCAAG ACAAATTTGCCAGAGTACCAAGGGCACGAAAAGATTGTGATACGACGTTATAGTGATTTTATATGGTTACACGATCGTCTTTTTGAGAAATACAAGGGCAtttttattcctccacttccagAGAAGAGCACAGTAG AAAAGTTCAGATTCAGTGCAGAATTTATTGAAATGAGGCGCCAAGCTCTGGATGTGTTTGTAAACAGAATAGCCTCACATCATGAGCTTCGGCAAAGTGACGATTTGAGAACCTTCTTGCAGGCTGATGAGCAG ACAATGGACAGAGCAAGGTTCCAGGAGACTGGTATTTTCAAGAAAAAGCCTGCAGATTTGATCCAAATCTTTAAG GATGTGCAATCTAAAGTGAGTGATGTcgttcttggaaaggaaaagccAGTTGAAGAATCAACTCCAGAATATGAGAAGATGAAGAGCTACATATTTGAGCTTGAGGACCATTTAGCTGAGGCTCAAAAGCATGCATTTCGTCTTGTCAAGAGACACAGAG AGTTGGGCGAATCTCTGTCAGAATTTGGAAAGGCAGTCAAGCTTCTTGGTACTTGTGAGGACGATGCCCTTGGAAAGGCATTTTCAGAACTTGGGGCAAAGTCTGAGATAATATCAATTAAGCTGCAGAAAGAG GCCCACCACCTTTTAATGAACTTTGAAGAACCTTTGAAGGATTATGTTCGAGCTGTGCAATCTATTAAG GCTACGGTAGCAGAGAGAGCAACTGCATTCAAGAAGCAGTGTGAACTAGCTGAGACAATTAAGTTTAAGGAAATAGACTT AAATAAATACAGGCTGACACGATCAGAGAAGTTGGCTGAGGCTGAGCGCGAGTATGAAATG CTCAAGGCCGAAGGGGAAGAAGCATCGAGAAGATTTGATACGATAGTGAGGCTTATGAACGAAGAGATTGTCCGATTTCAAGAACAGAAGACATCGGATATGGGACTTGCTTTCCATGAATTTGCAAAGGGACAGGCACGACTAGCAAATGGCATAGCAGATGCATGGCGAAGTCTTCTTCCCAAGCTTGAAGCTTGCTCTTCATAA
- the LOC132629803 gene encoding uncharacterized protein LOC132629803 isoform X2, which translates to MFSLTTRLLFHITHNSQAQICPSRSIPLSTLFITNKNNKNKFFNLSEFSGYQNLSVVVKATGGDGSISSKGQDYEDGVSLGTMKLPMDIDLARFETLLFQVDKIPRGARVCFITVDGAQTEVIAYIDCMVFPATENSPPIFRAIRNGPSRDNAPPGEPRIMRSLLGALQKSVEIARV; encoded by the exons ATGTTTTCCTTAACAACCAGACTACTGTTTCACATAACACATAATTCCCAAGCGCAAATTTGTCCTTCAAGGTCTATTCCTCTTTCAACTTTGTTCATCAccaacaagaacaacaaaaaTAAGTTCTTTAACCTCAGCGAGTTTTCTGGTTACCAGAATTTGTCTGTTGTGGTGAAAGCAACTGGTGGGGATGGCAGCATTTCATCTAAAGGTCAAGATTATGAAGATGGGGTTTCTTTGGGAACAATGAAATTGCCTATGGATATTGATCTTGCAAGATTTGAAACTCTACTTTTTCAG GTTGATAAAATTCCTCGCGGAGCTAGAGTTTGCTTTATTACAGTTGACGGTGCTCAAACTGAAGTGATTGCATATATAGATTGTATGGTTTTCCCTGCTACTGAGAACTCGCCTCCAATATTTCGAGCCATACGAAATGGACCCTCGAGAGATAACGCGCCTCCCGGAGAGCCAAGAATTATGAGAAGCCTTTTAGGTGCCCTTCAGAAATCTGTTGAGATAGCTAGAGTTTGA
- the LOC132629803 gene encoding uncharacterized protein LOC132629803 isoform X1: MFSLTTRLLFHITHNSQAQICPSRSIPLSTLFITNKNNKNKFFNLSEFSGYQNLSVVVKATGGDGSISSKGQDYEDGVSLGTMKLPMDIDLARFETLLFQWANSLCQGAMLPLPVPLKVDKIPRGARVCFITVDGAQTEVIAYIDCMVFPATENSPPIFRAIRNGPSRDNAPPGEPRIMRSLLGALQKSVEIARV; the protein is encoded by the exons ATGTTTTCCTTAACAACCAGACTACTGTTTCACATAACACATAATTCCCAAGCGCAAATTTGTCCTTCAAGGTCTATTCCTCTTTCAACTTTGTTCATCAccaacaagaacaacaaaaaTAAGTTCTTTAACCTCAGCGAGTTTTCTGGTTACCAGAATTTGTCTGTTGTGGTGAAAGCAACTGGTGGGGATGGCAGCATTTCATCTAAAGGTCAAGATTATGAAGATGGGGTTTCTTTGGGAACAATGAAATTGCCTATGGATATTGATCTTGCAAGATTTGAAACTCTACTTTTTCAG TGGGCTAACAGTCTTTGTCAAGGAGCTATGTTGCCACTTCCAGTGCCTCTAAAG GTTGATAAAATTCCTCGCGGAGCTAGAGTTTGCTTTATTACAGTTGACGGTGCTCAAACTGAAGTGATTGCATATATAGATTGTATGGTTTTCCCTGCTACTGAGAACTCGCCTCCAATATTTCGAGCCATACGAAATGGACCCTCGAGAGATAACGCGCCTCCCGGAGAGCCAAGAATTATGAGAAGCCTTTTAGGTGCCCTTCAGAAATCTGTTGAGATAGCTAGAGTTTGA